In Triticum urartu cultivar G1812 chromosome 6, Tu2.1, whole genome shotgun sequence, the following proteins share a genomic window:
- the LOC125514710 gene encoding uncharacterized protein LOC125514710: MEQLLESFPQPAVYDALSLLEQVKACFAPDPDVTAEFLDLFARFSRREIVDIPAVVARAYALLQGHPDLIQRFDTYNPFLRRPAQHEAEPVRDDPPKRPKRERRHPAAASVDADCAGAMRFLERVKLADAGLYDRVLALLFHVRAEVKLDANQIYDQARKIFGSAHGHLLRGFTEYLPTGRDFLRRRAPKKEPPEEHRAPAPKRKAPAAGTATIRVDAACKKKPRVDERKTTNQRASSAVDAPKSGDKFSKFREAWEFETTYTKLVVTIRRTKKALEELRPKPKKKSREEAEPAKEPPEEVKPSPGHHVRPRTFEELYPSRECREVLQEMYGDMLAPMREALEDGARTELALKTIKRRLKKLEEVAVKIARERRDPARVERRMAELAIDQVVLLRGQAERAAARNPDGPCETKIDMDQD, from the coding sequence atggagcagctgctggagagCTTTCCGCAGCCCGCGGTGTACGACGCCCTATCCCTCCTGGAGCAGGTCAAAGCATGCTTCGCGCCCGATCCGGACGTCACCGCGGAGTTCCTCGACCTCTTCGCGCGCTTCAGCAGGCGCGAGATCGTCGACATCCCCGCCGTCGTGGCCAGGGCGTACGCGCTCCTCCAGGGCCATCCCGATCTCATCCAGCGTTTCGACACCTACAACCCCTTTCTCCGCCGTCCTGCTCAGCACGAAGCCGAGCCCGTCCGCGATGATCCGCCCAAGCGGCCTAAGAGGGAGCGCCGCCACCCGGCGGCCGCCTCCGTCGACGCCGACTGTGCCGGGGCCATGCGGTTCCTCGAGCGGGTGAAGCTGGCGGACGCCGGGCTCTACGACAGGGTCCTCGCGCTGCTCTTCCACGTGAGGGCGGAGGTCAAGCTCGACGCGAATCAAATCTACGACCAGGCCCGGAAGATTTTCGGGTCGGCGCACGGCCATCTCCTCCGCGGTTTCACGGAGTACCTTCCGACGGGGCGTGACTTTCTGAGGCGTCGCGCGCCCAAGAAGGAGCCGCCGGAAGAGCACCGTGCTCCTGCACCCAAGCGCAAGGCCCCCGCTGCCGGAACGGCCACGATCCGAGTCGACGCCGCGTGCAAGAAGAAACCCCGCGTCGACGAACGGAAGACGACCAACCAGCGCGCCTCCTCGGCCGTCGATGCCCCCAAGAGCGGCGACAAATTCTCCAAGTTTAGGGAGGCGTGGGAGTTCGAGACCACGTACACCAAGCTGGTTGTCACCATAAGACGCACCAAGAAAGCACTAGAAGAACTCAGGCCAAAGCCAAAGAAGAAATCACGGGAAGAAGCCGAGCCGGCGAAGGAACCGCCGGAGGAAGTCAAGCCGTCGCCGGGCCACCACGTGCGGCCGCGTACGTTCGAGGAACTCTACCCCAGCCGCGAGTGCCGGGAGGTTCTCCAGGAGATGTACGGCGACATGTTGGCGCCGATGCGGGAGGCGCTCGAGGACGGCGCGCGCACAGAGCTGGCTCTGAAGACGATCAAGCGCAGGCTGAAGAAGCTGGAGGAGGTGGCCGTGAAGATCGCGAGGGAGCGGCGGGATCCCGCCCGCGTTGAGCGCCGAATGGCAGAGCTTGCCATAGATCAAGTGGTGCTTCTTCGGGGTCAGGCGGAAAGAGCAGCGGCACGCAATCCTGATGGCCCGTGCGAGACCAAGATTGACATGGACCAAGATTGA
- the LOC125514709 gene encoding LMBR1 domain-containing protein 2 homolog A-like, with the protein MWVFYLISLPLTLGMVVVTLRYFAGPGVPRYVQATVGYAWFCSLSVIILVPADIWTTLTGFDKGGIGFFWGWSYWSTFILTWAVVPTIQGYEDAGDFTVRERLKTSIHMNLLFYSIVGAIGLFGLILLLVMHRAWDGGLVGFLMACSNTFGLVTGAFLLGFGLSEIPRNIWKNADWTHRQKVLSHRVAKMAVKLDNAHQEYSNSIVVAQATSNQMSKRDLLRPYMDIIDRMVAQMLRDDPSFKPSGGRLGENDMDYDTDDKTMATLRRQLRMAHEEYYRCKSEYMTYVMEALDLEDTIKNYEHRDANGWKYVSSFRESRSGTLGSLLDTMEFIWRCILRKQLQKALAVILGCMSAAILLAEATLLPGGVDLSLFSILVKSVGKQEVLVQVAAFVPLMYMCICTYYSLFQIGMLMFYSLTPRQTSSVSLLMICSMVARYAPPISYNFLNLIRLGGNVKTTFEKRMGNIDDAVPFFGRRFNRIYPLIMVVYTLLVASNFFGRVIDYFGSWKMFKFQREEEHMDGFDPSGIIILQKERSWIEQGYKVGEQVIPLARFNGAITDVESGKIEDTVEMKAGTTSSRVDGRAGQSKYIHNREMISTKYSSVRDQSRQATKPVKKETVSASVSLLGEGNSENRSAAGISQTWASMKNGFQNFKANMGAKKFTPLRQDPGFAPHSNASSPESLDDIFQRIKQRPAESPVDYLDDDDDDDNTGDMDPPFAGSRR; encoded by the exons ATGTGGGTCTTCTACCTGATATCGCTGCCCCTGACGCTGGGCATGGTCGTCGTCACGCTGCGCTACTTCGCCGGCCCCGGCGTGCCGCGCTACGTCCAGGCCACCGTCGGCTACGCCTGGTTCTGCTCCCTCTCCGTCATCATCCTCGTCCCCGCCGACATCTGGACG ACATTAACTGGCTTTGATAAAGGTGGAATTGGCTTCTTTTGGGGCTGGTCTTATTGGAGCACATTTATCCTAACATG GGCTGTAGTTCCTACTATTCAAGGCTATGAAGATGCTGGAGATTTCACTGTTAGAGAAAGGCTAAAAACTAGTATTCACATGAACCTGCTCTTTTATTCAATTGTGGGAGCTATTGGCCTCTTTGGACTCATACTGCTTTTAGTCATGCATAGAGCTTG GGATGGAGGTCTTGTGGGCTTTTTAATGGCTTGCTCAAATACCTTTGGACTGGTGACTGGTGCTTTTCTTCTTGGTTTTGGATTGAGTGAAATTCCAAGAAACATTTGGAAAAACGCAGACTGGACTCACCGCCAAAAAGTACTTTCTCATAGAGTTGCCAAGATGGCCGTGAAGCTTGATAATGCTCATCAAGAGTATTCAAATTCAATTGTT GTTGCTCAAGCCACTTCAAATCAAATGTCAAAGCGTGATCTCTTAAGACCTTATATGGATATTATTGACCGAATGGTTGCTCAAATG CTACGGGATGACCCATCTTTTAAGCCTTCTGGTGGCAGATTAGGCGAAAATGATATGGACTATGATACAGATGATAAAACAATGGCCACTCTCCGACGTCAGCTTAGGATGGCCCATGAGGAGTATTATCGGTGTAAAAG TGAATATATGACTTATGTCATGGAAGCTCTCGATCTAGAGGACACTATTAAAAATTATGAACATCGTGATGCAAATGGATG GAAATATGTATCGAGTTTTAGGGAGAGTCGGTCAGGCACACTGGGATCCCTTTTGGACACTATGG AGTTCATTTGGCGTTGTATACTGAGAAAGCAGCTTCAAAAAGCACTGGCTGTTATTCTCGGCTGCATGTCAGCTGCTATACTGTTGGCTGAAGCTACTTTGCTGCCAGGTGGTGTTGATTTATCACTTTTTTCCATTCTTGTAAAATCCGTCGGAAAGCAGGAGGTTCTAGTCCAG GTTGCTGCATTTGTCCCTTTGATGTATATGTGTATATGCACATACTATTCGCTATTTCAGATTGGGATGTTAATGTTTTATTCTCTGACTCCACGGCAAACAAGTTCTGTCAGTTTGCTTATGATCTGTTC GATGGTTGCAAGATATGCACCTCCCATTTCTTATAATTTCCTGAATCTCATTCGCCTTGGTGGTaatgttaaaactacttttgagAAG AGAATGGGGAACATAGATGATGCAGTTCCTTTCTTTGGAAGACGCTTCAACAGGATCTACCCACTAATTATGGTTGTTTATACACTACTTGTTGCTAGTAACTTCTTTGGACGTGTGATTGACTATTTTGGAAGCTGGAAAATGTTTAAGTTCCAGCGTGAAGAAGAACATATGGATGGTTTTGATCCGTCTGGAATTATTATTCTGCAAAAAG AGAGATCTTGGATTGAGCAAGGATATAAAGTTGGCGAGCAGGTTATTCCATTGGCAAGATTCAATGGCGCGATTACAGATGTTGAATCTGGAAAG ATTGAAGATACAGTGGAGATGAAAGCCGGGACAACTTCTTCGAGAGTTGATGGAAGAGCCGGTCAATCAAAATATATTCACAACAGGGAAATGATTTCCACCAAGTATTCATCTGTTAGAGATCAGAGTCGGCAGGCAACAAAGCCAGTGAAAAAGGAAACAGTGTCAGCATCTGTATCTCTGCTTGGAGAAGGGAATTCTGAAAATCGCTCGGCTGCTGGAATCTCCCAAACATGGGCTTCAATGAAGAATGGTTTTCAGAACTTCAAAGCGAATATGGGTGCCAAGAAGTTCACTCCTTTGCGCCAGGATCCAGGATTTGCTCCTCATTCGAACGCCTCCTCGCCCGAATCTCTCGATGACATCTTCCAAAGGATAAAACAGCGCCCTGCAGAATCACCCGTAGATTACCTtgacgatgacgacgacgatgacaaTACCGGAGACATGGATCCTCCGTTTGCAGGATCGAGAAGATAG